In Mus musculus strain C57BL/6J chromosome 1, GRCm38.p6 C57BL/6J, a single genomic region encodes these proteins:
- the Gpbar1 gene encoding G-protein coupled bile acid receptor 1, giving the protein MMTPNSTELSAIPMGVLGLSLALASLIVIANLLLALGIALDRHLRSPPAGCFFLSLLLAGLLTGLALPMLPGLWSRNHQGYWSCLLLHLTPNFCFLSLLANLLLVHGERYMAVLQPLRPHGSVRLALFLTWVSSLFFASLPALGWNHWSPDANCSSQAVFPAPYLYLEVYGLLLPAVGATALLSVRVLATAHRQLCEIRRLERAVCRDVPSTLARALTWRQARAQAGATLLFLLCWGPYVATLLLSVLAYERRPPLGPGTLLSLISLGSTSAAAVPVAMGLGDQRYTAPWRTAAQRCLRVLRGRAKRDNPGPSTAYHTSSQCSIDLDLN; this is encoded by the coding sequence ATGATGACACCCAACAGCACTGAGCTGTCGGCCATTCCCATGGGGGTTCTGGGGCTTTCCTTGGCCCTGGCAAGCCTCATCGTCATCGCCAACCTGCTCCTGGCCCTAGGCATCGCCCTGGACCGCCACTTGCGCAGCCCACCTGCTGGCTGCTTCTTCCTAAGCCTACTACTAGCCGGGCTGCTCACAGGGCTGGCACTGCCCATGCTGCCTGGGCTATGGAGCCGGAACCATCAGGGCTACTGGTCCTGCCTCCTTCTCCACTTGACCCCCaacttttgtttcctttccctGCTTGCCAATCTGCTGCTGGTGCATGGGGAACGCTACATGGCAGTGTTGCAGCCACTCCGGCCCCATGGAAGTGTGCGGCTAGCCCTGTTCCTCACCTGGGTCAGCTCCCTGTTCTTTGCCAGCCTGCCTGCTCTGGGCTGGAACCATTGGAGCCCTGATGCCAACTGCAGCTCCCAAGCTGTCTTCCCAGCCCCCTACCTCTACCTGGAAGTTTATGGCCTCCTGTTGCCTGCCGTGGGGGCCACTGCCCTTCTCTCTGTCCGCGTGTTGGCCACTGCCCACCGCCAGCTGTGTGAGATCCGCCGACTGGAGCGGGCAGTGTGCCGCGATGTACCCTCAACCCTGGCTAGGGCTCTCACCTGGAGGCAGGCTAGggcacaggcaggagccacactGCTCTTCTTGCTGTGTTGGGGGCCCTATGTGGCCACATTGCTCCTGTCAGTCTTGGCCTATGAGCGTCGCCCACCACTAGGGCCTGGAACTCTGTTATCGCTCATCTCATTGGGCAGCACCAGTGCTGCCGCTGTGCCTGTGGCCATGGGGCTGGGTGATCAGCGCTACACAGCCCCCTGGAGGACAGCTGCCCAAAGGTGTCTACGAGTGCTTCGAGGAAGAGCCAAGAGGGACAATCCAGGCCCCAGCACTGCCTACCACACCAGTAGCCAATGCAGCATTGACCTGGACTTGAATTAG
- the Aamp gene encoding angio-associated migratory cell protein isoform 2 (isoform 2 is encoded by transcript variant 2): MESESESGAAADTPPLETLSFHGDEEIIEVVELDPGPPDPDDLAQEMEDVDFEEEEEEEEGNDEGWVLEPQEGVVGSMEGPDDSEVTFALHSASVFCVSLDPKTNTLAVTGGEDDKAFVWRLGDGELLFECAGHKDSVTCAGFSHDSTLVATGDMSGLLKVWQVDTKEEVWSFEAGDLEWMEWHPRAPVLLAGTADGNTWMWKVPNGDCKTFQGPNCPATCGRVLPDGKRAVVGYEDGTIRIWDLKQGNPIHVLKGTEGHQGPLTCVATNQDGSLILTGSVDCQAKLVSATTGKVVGVFRPETVASQPSLGEGEESESNSVESLGFCSVMPLAAVGYLDGTLAIYDLSTQTLRHQCQHQSGIVQLLWEAGTAVVYTCSLDGVVRLWDARTGRLLTDYRGHTAEILDFALSKDASLVVTTSGDHKAKVFCVQRPDR, encoded by the exons ATGGAGTCCGAATCGGAGAGCGGAGCGGCCGCTGACACCCCGCCTCTGGAGACTCTGAGCTTTCACGGAGATGAAGAGATCATTGAGGTGGTAGAGCTGGATCCAGGCCCGCCGGACCCGG ATGATCTGGCCCAGGAGATGGAAGACGTGGActttgaggaagaggaagaagaagaagagggcaaTGACGAGGGCTGGGTCTTGGAACCCCAGGAAGGGGTGGTCGGTAGCATGGAGGGCCCGGATGATAGTGAGGTCACCTTTGCATTGCACTCAG CGTCTGTGTTCTGTGTGAGCCTGGACCCCAAAACCAACACCTTGGCAGTGACAGGGGGCGAAGACGACAAGGCCTTCGTGTGGAGGCTCGGTGATGGAGAGCTGCTCTTTGAGTGTGCAG GCCACAAAGACTCTGTGACATGCGCTGGTTTCAGTCACGATTCCACCCTAGTGGCCACAGGGGACATGAGTGGTCTTTTGAAAGTATGGCAGGTAGACACCAAGGAAGAAGTCTGGTCCTTTGAAGCAGGAGACCTGGAG TGGATGGAGTGGCACCCTCGGGCTCCTGTCCTGTTGGCGGGCACAGCCGATGGCAACACTTGGATGTGGAAGGTCCCGAATGGTGACTGTAAGACCTTTCAGGGCCCCAACTGCCCTGCAACCTGTGGCCGCGTCCTCCCTGATG GGAAGAGAGCTGTGGTAGGGTATGAAGATGGTACCATCAGGATCTGGGACCTCAAGCAAGGAAACCCCATCCATGTACTAAAAG GGACTGAGGGTCATCAGGGCCCTCTGACCTGTGTAGCCACCAACCAGGATGGCAGTCTGATCCTGACTGGCTCTGTAGACTGCCAGGCCAAGCTGGTCAGTGCCACCACTGGCAAG GTGGTGGGTGTGTTCAGACCTGAGACAGTCGCCTCCCAGCCCAGcctgggagagggggaggagagtgaGTCTAACTCCGTGGAGTCCTTGGGCTTctgcagtgt CATGCCTCTGGCCGCTGTTGGCTATCTGGACGGAACCTTGGCCATCTATGACCTGTCTACGCAGACACTCCGGCACCAATGTCAGCACCAG TCGGGCATTGTTCAGCTGCTGTGGGAGGCTGGCACTGCTGTGGTGTACACCTGTAGCCTGGATGGTGTTGTACGTCTCTGGGATGCCCGGACTGGCCGCCTGCTTACTGACTACCGGGGCCACACTGCTGAGATCCTGGACTTTGCCCTCAGCAA AGATGCTTCCCTGGTGGTGACCACATCAGGAGACCACAAAGCAAAAGTATTTTGTGTCCAGAGACCTGACCGTTAA
- the Aamp gene encoding angio-associated migratory cell protein isoform 1 (isoform 1 is encoded by transcript variant 1): MESESESGAAADTPPLETLSFHGDEEIIEVVELDPGPPDPADDLAQEMEDVDFEEEEEEEEGNDEGWVLEPQEGVVGSMEGPDDSEVTFALHSASVFCVSLDPKTNTLAVTGGEDDKAFVWRLGDGELLFECAGHKDSVTCAGFSHDSTLVATGDMSGLLKVWQVDTKEEVWSFEAGDLEWMEWHPRAPVLLAGTADGNTWMWKVPNGDCKTFQGPNCPATCGRVLPDGKRAVVGYEDGTIRIWDLKQGNPIHVLKGTEGHQGPLTCVATNQDGSLILTGSVDCQAKLVSATTGKVVGVFRPETVASQPSLGEGEESESNSVESLGFCSVMPLAAVGYLDGTLAIYDLSTQTLRHQCQHQSGIVQLLWEAGTAVVYTCSLDGVVRLWDARTGRLLTDYRGHTAEILDFALSKDASLVVTTSGDHKAKVFCVQRPDR; the protein is encoded by the exons ATGGAGTCCGAATCGGAGAGCGGAGCGGCCGCTGACACCCCGCCTCTGGAGACTCTGAGCTTTCACGGAGATGAAGAGATCATTGAGGTGGTAGAGCTGGATCCAGGCCCGCCGGACCCGG CAGATGATCTGGCCCAGGAGATGGAAGACGTGGActttgaggaagaggaagaagaagaagagggcaaTGACGAGGGCTGGGTCTTGGAACCCCAGGAAGGGGTGGTCGGTAGCATGGAGGGCCCGGATGATAGTGAGGTCACCTTTGCATTGCACTCAG CGTCTGTGTTCTGTGTGAGCCTGGACCCCAAAACCAACACCTTGGCAGTGACAGGGGGCGAAGACGACAAGGCCTTCGTGTGGAGGCTCGGTGATGGAGAGCTGCTCTTTGAGTGTGCAG GCCACAAAGACTCTGTGACATGCGCTGGTTTCAGTCACGATTCCACCCTAGTGGCCACAGGGGACATGAGTGGTCTTTTGAAAGTATGGCAGGTAGACACCAAGGAAGAAGTCTGGTCCTTTGAAGCAGGAGACCTGGAG TGGATGGAGTGGCACCCTCGGGCTCCTGTCCTGTTGGCGGGCACAGCCGATGGCAACACTTGGATGTGGAAGGTCCCGAATGGTGACTGTAAGACCTTTCAGGGCCCCAACTGCCCTGCAACCTGTGGCCGCGTCCTCCCTGATG GGAAGAGAGCTGTGGTAGGGTATGAAGATGGTACCATCAGGATCTGGGACCTCAAGCAAGGAAACCCCATCCATGTACTAAAAG GGACTGAGGGTCATCAGGGCCCTCTGACCTGTGTAGCCACCAACCAGGATGGCAGTCTGATCCTGACTGGCTCTGTAGACTGCCAGGCCAAGCTGGTCAGTGCCACCACTGGCAAG GTGGTGGGTGTGTTCAGACCTGAGACAGTCGCCTCCCAGCCCAGcctgggagagggggaggagagtgaGTCTAACTCCGTGGAGTCCTTGGGCTTctgcagtgt CATGCCTCTGGCCGCTGTTGGCTATCTGGACGGAACCTTGGCCATCTATGACCTGTCTACGCAGACACTCCGGCACCAATGTCAGCACCAG TCGGGCATTGTTCAGCTGCTGTGGGAGGCTGGCACTGCTGTGGTGTACACCTGTAGCCTGGATGGTGTTGTACGTCTCTGGGATGCCCGGACTGGCCGCCTGCTTACTGACTACCGGGGCCACACTGCTGAGATCCTGGACTTTGCCCTCAGCAA AGATGCTTCCCTGGTGGTGACCACATCAGGAGACCACAAAGCAAAAGTATTTTGTGTCCAGAGACCTGACCGTTAA
- the Aamp gene encoding angio-associated migratory cell protein isoform X2 gives MPSVLSSHTVAGQHQIFRPSLSPPPRPPSALFLLDDLAQEMEDVDFEEEEEEEEGNDEGWVLEPQEGVVGSMEGPDDSEVTFALHSASVFCVSLDPKTNTLAVTGGEDDKAFVWRLGDGELLFECAGHKDSVTCAGFSHDSTLVATGDMSGLLKVWQVDTKEEVWSFEAGDLEWMEWHPRAPVLLAGTADGNTWMWKVPNGDCKTFQGPNCPATCGRVLPDGKRAVVGYEDGTIRIWDLKQGNPIHVLKGTEGHQGPLTCVATNQDGSLILTGSVDCQAKLVSATTGKVVGVFRPETVASQPSLGEGEESESNSVESLGFCSVMPLAAVGYLDGTLAIYDLSTQTLRHQCQHQSGIVQLLWEAGTAVVYTCSLDGVVRLWDARTGRLLTDYRGHTAEILDFALSKDASLVVTTSGDHKAKVFCVQRPDR, from the exons ATGCCCTCTGTCCTCTCTTCCCACACGGTCGCTGGCCAACACCAGATCTTCAGACCTagcctctctccccctccccgccccccaagtGCTCTCTTCCTGCTCG ATGATCTGGCCCAGGAGATGGAAGACGTGGActttgaggaagaggaagaagaagaagagggcaaTGACGAGGGCTGGGTCTTGGAACCCCAGGAAGGGGTGGTCGGTAGCATGGAGGGCCCGGATGATAGTGAGGTCACCTTTGCATTGCACTCAG CGTCTGTGTTCTGTGTGAGCCTGGACCCCAAAACCAACACCTTGGCAGTGACAGGGGGCGAAGACGACAAGGCCTTCGTGTGGAGGCTCGGTGATGGAGAGCTGCTCTTTGAGTGTGCAG GCCACAAAGACTCTGTGACATGCGCTGGTTTCAGTCACGATTCCACCCTAGTGGCCACAGGGGACATGAGTGGTCTTTTGAAAGTATGGCAGGTAGACACCAAGGAAGAAGTCTGGTCCTTTGAAGCAGGAGACCTGGAG TGGATGGAGTGGCACCCTCGGGCTCCTGTCCTGTTGGCGGGCACAGCCGATGGCAACACTTGGATGTGGAAGGTCCCGAATGGTGACTGTAAGACCTTTCAGGGCCCCAACTGCCCTGCAACCTGTGGCCGCGTCCTCCCTGATG GGAAGAGAGCTGTGGTAGGGTATGAAGATGGTACCATCAGGATCTGGGACCTCAAGCAAGGAAACCCCATCCATGTACTAAAAG GGACTGAGGGTCATCAGGGCCCTCTGACCTGTGTAGCCACCAACCAGGATGGCAGTCTGATCCTGACTGGCTCTGTAGACTGCCAGGCCAAGCTGGTCAGTGCCACCACTGGCAAG GTGGTGGGTGTGTTCAGACCTGAGACAGTCGCCTCCCAGCCCAGcctgggagagggggaggagagtgaGTCTAACTCCGTGGAGTCCTTGGGCTTctgcagtgt CATGCCTCTGGCCGCTGTTGGCTATCTGGACGGAACCTTGGCCATCTATGACCTGTCTACGCAGACACTCCGGCACCAATGTCAGCACCAG TCGGGCATTGTTCAGCTGCTGTGGGAGGCTGGCACTGCTGTGGTGTACACCTGTAGCCTGGATGGTGTTGTACGTCTCTGGGATGCCCGGACTGGCCGCCTGCTTACTGACTACCGGGGCCACACTGCTGAGATCCTGGACTTTGCCCTCAGCAA AGATGCTTCCCTGGTGGTGACCACATCAGGAGACCACAAAGCAAAAGTATTTTGTGTCCAGAGACCTGACCGTTAA
- the Aamp gene encoding angio-associated migratory cell protein isoform X1, producing MPSVLSSHTVAGQHQIFRPSLSPPPRPPSALFLLADDLAQEMEDVDFEEEEEEEEGNDEGWVLEPQEGVVGSMEGPDDSEVTFALHSASVFCVSLDPKTNTLAVTGGEDDKAFVWRLGDGELLFECAGHKDSVTCAGFSHDSTLVATGDMSGLLKVWQVDTKEEVWSFEAGDLEWMEWHPRAPVLLAGTADGNTWMWKVPNGDCKTFQGPNCPATCGRVLPDGKRAVVGYEDGTIRIWDLKQGNPIHVLKGTEGHQGPLTCVATNQDGSLILTGSVDCQAKLVSATTGKVVGVFRPETVASQPSLGEGEESESNSVESLGFCSVMPLAAVGYLDGTLAIYDLSTQTLRHQCQHQSGIVQLLWEAGTAVVYTCSLDGVVRLWDARTGRLLTDYRGHTAEILDFALSKDASLVVTTSGDHKAKVFCVQRPDR from the exons ATGCCCTCTGTCCTCTCTTCCCACACGGTCGCTGGCCAACACCAGATCTTCAGACCTagcctctctccccctccccgccccccaagtGCTCTCTTCCTGCTCG CAGATGATCTGGCCCAGGAGATGGAAGACGTGGActttgaggaagaggaagaagaagaagagggcaaTGACGAGGGCTGGGTCTTGGAACCCCAGGAAGGGGTGGTCGGTAGCATGGAGGGCCCGGATGATAGTGAGGTCACCTTTGCATTGCACTCAG CGTCTGTGTTCTGTGTGAGCCTGGACCCCAAAACCAACACCTTGGCAGTGACAGGGGGCGAAGACGACAAGGCCTTCGTGTGGAGGCTCGGTGATGGAGAGCTGCTCTTTGAGTGTGCAG GCCACAAAGACTCTGTGACATGCGCTGGTTTCAGTCACGATTCCACCCTAGTGGCCACAGGGGACATGAGTGGTCTTTTGAAAGTATGGCAGGTAGACACCAAGGAAGAAGTCTGGTCCTTTGAAGCAGGAGACCTGGAG TGGATGGAGTGGCACCCTCGGGCTCCTGTCCTGTTGGCGGGCACAGCCGATGGCAACACTTGGATGTGGAAGGTCCCGAATGGTGACTGTAAGACCTTTCAGGGCCCCAACTGCCCTGCAACCTGTGGCCGCGTCCTCCCTGATG GGAAGAGAGCTGTGGTAGGGTATGAAGATGGTACCATCAGGATCTGGGACCTCAAGCAAGGAAACCCCATCCATGTACTAAAAG GGACTGAGGGTCATCAGGGCCCTCTGACCTGTGTAGCCACCAACCAGGATGGCAGTCTGATCCTGACTGGCTCTGTAGACTGCCAGGCCAAGCTGGTCAGTGCCACCACTGGCAAG GTGGTGGGTGTGTTCAGACCTGAGACAGTCGCCTCCCAGCCCAGcctgggagagggggaggagagtgaGTCTAACTCCGTGGAGTCCTTGGGCTTctgcagtgt CATGCCTCTGGCCGCTGTTGGCTATCTGGACGGAACCTTGGCCATCTATGACCTGTCTACGCAGACACTCCGGCACCAATGTCAGCACCAG TCGGGCATTGTTCAGCTGCTGTGGGAGGCTGGCACTGCTGTGGTGTACACCTGTAGCCTGGATGGTGTTGTACGTCTCTGGGATGCCCGGACTGGCCGCCTGCTTACTGACTACCGGGGCCACACTGCTGAGATCCTGGACTTTGCCCTCAGCAA AGATGCTTCCCTGGTGGTGACCACATCAGGAGACCACAAAGCAAAAGTATTTTGTGTCCAGAGACCTGACCGTTAA
- the Pnkd gene encoding probable hydrolase PNKD isoform 2 (isoform 2 is encoded by transcript variant 2), translated as MAAVVAATALKGRGARNARVLRGILSGATANKASQNRTRALQSHSSPECKEEPEPLSPELEYIPRKRGKNPMKAVGLAWAIGFPCGILFFVLTKQEVDKDRLKQMKARQNMRVSNTGEYESQRFRASPQQAQFPEVGSGAQT; from the exons ATGGCGGCGGTGGTAGCTGCTACGGCGCTGAAGGGCCGGGGGGCGAGAAATGCCCGCGTCCTCCGGG GGATCCTCTCTGGAGCCACAGCTAACAAGGCTTCCCAGAACAGGACCAGAGCACTGCAGAGCCACAGCTCACCAGAATGCAAGGAGGAGCCCGAGCCCCTCTCCCCTGAGCTAGAATACATTCCCAGAAAGAGGGGCAAGAACCCCATGAAAGCCGTGGGGCTAGCCTG GGCCATCGGCTTCCCCTGTGGTATCCTCTTCTTCGTCCTCACCAAGCAGGAAGTGGACAAGGACCGATTGAAGCAGATGAAAGCTCGTCAGAACATGCGGGTGTCCAACACGGGCGAGTATGAGAGCCAGAGGTTCAGGGCTTCACCCCAACAAGCCCAGTTCCCTGAGGTTGGGTCTGGGGCCCAGACCTGA